From Kamptonema formosum PCC 6407, a single genomic window includes:
- a CDS encoding AAA family ATPase, with product MTEKLIIRNFAGIKDLEIEVKRINILIGPQASGKSVCAKLLFYFKNFVWEVLSVVENELTKRNLDLNYSKKFEEYFPQDCWGKQDFFIRYEISNVFIEIRRQDTKGRISLSYSELLKKELTDLRNLMKKLREASSEKNTQYVNLDKLSLSRLILRDNLVESLSRSICREAAFNQLFIPAGRSFFANLQSNIFSFLSNNNTLDPFLRSFGSIYETIKNLGIQYRINDKYTKDIQEEINRLIEKSLCGKHIHEKGKDFLEAADGRRISVANSSSGQQETLPLTIILAALPFLASSGGGQTVYIEEPEAHLFPSAQRNIIELIATVFNSRKERLQFFITTHSPYVLTALNNLLQAGLLYQESSEDIQHQLEEIVSRYKSLDVSDLSAYVLTDGKCSSIVCPDTGLIDARVIDSVSDELAIEFDKLLNLV from the coding sequence ATGACTGAAAAATTAATAATTAGAAACTTTGCTGGCATCAAGGATTTAGAGATTGAAGTCAAGCGAATAAATATACTTATTGGCCCTCAAGCCAGTGGTAAAAGTGTTTGCGCCAAACTTCTATTTTATTTTAAGAACTTCGTCTGGGAAGTTTTATCTGTTGTCGAGAATGAGCTGACAAAACGTAATCTGGATTTAAACTATTCCAAGAAATTTGAGGAGTATTTTCCTCAAGATTGTTGGGGAAAACAAGATTTTTTTATAAGGTATGAAATTTCCAATGTTTTTATAGAAATTAGAAGACAAGATACCAAAGGTAGGATTTCCCTCAGTTATTCAGAATTATTAAAAAAAGAACTGACAGACCTACGCAATTTAATGAAAAAATTAAGAGAGGCAAGCTCTGAAAAAAATACTCAATATGTTAATCTTGATAAGTTATCTTTAAGCAGACTAATTTTAAGAGATAACTTGGTAGAATCTCTAAGCAGATCTATCTGTCGAGAGGCAGCCTTTAATCAGCTTTTTATTCCTGCTGGTCGCTCCTTTTTTGCTAATCTTCAGAGCAATATTTTTTCCTTTCTGTCAAACAATAATACTTTAGATCCATTTCTAAGATCATTTGGCTCAATATACGAAACTATAAAAAATTTAGGTATACAATATCGCATTAATGATAAATATACGAAAGATATCCAAGAGGAAATAAACAGGTTAATAGAGAAGTCTCTATGCGGTAAGCATATACATGAAAAAGGCAAAGATTTTCTGGAGGCTGCTGATGGAAGACGCATTAGTGTTGCGAACTCATCTTCCGGTCAACAGGAAACATTGCCTCTGACAATTATACTAGCTGCACTACCTTTTCTAGCTTCCTCTGGTGGCGGGCAAACAGTGTATATTGAGGAGCCAGAAGCGCATTTATTTCCAAGCGCACAGCGTAATATTATCGAATTGATCGCTACTGTATTTAATTCTCGGAAAGAGCGACTTCAATTCTTCATAACTACCCATAGTCCCTATGTCTTGACAGCACTTAATAATCTACTTCAGGCTGGGCTTCTTTATCAAGAGTCCAGCGAAGATATACAACATCAACTAGAAGAGATTGTATCTAGATACAAATCATTAGATGTTTCCGATCTCTCAGCCTATGTTTTGACCGATGGAAAATGTAGTAGTATTGTGTGTCCTGATACTGGGTTAATAGATGCACGAGTGATTGATTCTGTTTCTGATGAACTAGCTATTGAATTTGATAAACTCCTAAACTTAGTTTGA
- the surE gene encoding 5'/3'-nucleotidase SurE, with translation MTFILTNDDGIDAPGIQALLKAVNDKVFIVAPQGQLSGCGHQVTTHIPIHVDRRSEFEYAIGGTPVDCVRVALTHVCPQAKFVLSGINPGGNLGADIYISGTVAAVREAAMLGIPAIAISHWIKKPLAIDWDLATRWTSRVLAELLNLPPKPGSFWNVNLPHLQPGTPDPPIVFCPLSTQPLPVEYRIEGEYFYYVGEYGKRPRAPGTDVDVCFSGNIAVTEINL, from the coding sequence ATGACTTTCATTTTAACCAATGACGATGGAATAGATGCACCTGGCATTCAGGCATTGTTGAAAGCAGTAAATGACAAAGTATTTATAGTTGCTCCTCAAGGTCAATTATCTGGTTGCGGCCATCAAGTTACAACTCACATTCCTATTCATGTCGATCGCCGCTCCGAATTTGAGTATGCTATTGGCGGTACGCCTGTTGATTGCGTTCGCGTTGCCTTAACTCACGTTTGTCCTCAAGCTAAATTTGTGCTGTCTGGCATTAATCCGGGGGGCAATTTGGGGGCGGATATCTATATCTCAGGGACGGTGGCCGCTGTCCGCGAGGCGGCGATGTTAGGTATACCCGCGATCGCAATTTCTCACTGGATTAAAAAACCTCTAGCAATTGACTGGGATCTGGCAACTCGCTGGACATCTCGCGTTTTAGCAGAGTTACTCAATCTTCCCCCAAAACCGGGTAGTTTCTGGAATGTAAATTTACCCCATTTGCAACCGGGTACACCAGATCCACCTATTGTTTTTTGCCCGCTTTCTACGCAACCTTTGCCCGTAGAATATCGGATTGAAGGGGAATATTTTTATTATGTTGGGGAATACGGGAAACGCCCTCGCGCTCCCGGTACTGATGTGGATGTGTGTTTCTCTGGCAATATTGCCGTGACAGAAATTAACTTGTAA